A stretch of the Selenihalanaerobacter shriftii genome encodes the following:
- a CDS encoding OPT family oligopeptide transporter, with product MSQKETNQEHKPYVAADKSMSEFTITSIILGVIMTVVFAAANAYLGLKVGMTVSASVPGAVISMGILRGVLNRGTILENNTVQTITSAGTSLAAGVIFTIPALILLGVEPSMIKMFLIALFGGVLGVLFMIPLRKYLIVEEHGNLPYPEGTACAEVLIAGEEGGAKSKYVFAGMGIGAIYKFLSGGMKVLKESVEWAIPGYQGSAIGFDLYPSLLGVGYIIGPKIAVRMLAGGTLGWFVLMPLITNVGAGLTEPLFPASQPISELGYWGVWDNYIRYVGAGGVALGGVVSLIKALPTILESFKAAVVELTKGLGEDVEKLRTDIDLPIKWVVLGALAVVIAIAFTPLIPVGVLGAVFVAIFGFFFVTVSSRIVGIVGSSSNPASGMTIATLLATSLIMKAIGWTDQTGMVAALSVGAIVCVAIAVAGDTSQDLKTGFLVGATPKKQQLGELIGILVSAIFVGGIVLMLHEAYGIASKDLPAPQANLMAMVVKGVMKGDLPWALVFTGAFSSLIIEMFGIGSLPFAVGLYLPIHLSTPIMIGGLIKAALNRKSMSEEERSDKDESGILFASGLVAGDALIGILLAALALKGWHTSIDIGVGWAGSAANILALGSFCILAYLLWKSSVGAETRS from the coding sequence ATGTCTCAAAAGGAAACAAATCAAGAGCATAAACCATATGTCGCTGCTGACAAATCAATGTCGGAATTTACAATAACTTCTATAATTTTAGGAGTCATAATGACTGTAGTGTTTGCTGCAGCTAATGCTTATTTAGGATTAAAGGTAGGAATGACGGTTAGTGCTTCGGTACCAGGAGCAGTAATATCTATGGGTATTTTACGAGGGGTATTAAATCGTGGTACTATTTTAGAGAATAATACAGTGCAGACAATTACTTCTGCAGGTACTTCCTTAGCTGCTGGAGTAATCTTTACTATTCCAGCATTAATTTTACTGGGAGTAGAGCCAAGCATGATCAAAATGTTTTTAATCGCTTTATTTGGTGGAGTTTTAGGTGTTCTATTCATGATTCCATTAAGAAAATATTTAATTGTAGAGGAACATGGAAATCTTCCTTATCCAGAGGGTACAGCTTGTGCTGAGGTTTTAATTGCTGGAGAGGAAGGTGGAGCAAAATCTAAATATGTATTTGCTGGTATGGGAATTGGTGCTATTTATAAATTCTTATCTGGTGGAATGAAAGTTTTAAAAGAGTCGGTAGAATGGGCTATTCCAGGTTATCAAGGCTCAGCAATCGGTTTTGATTTATATCCATCTTTACTTGGTGTTGGATATATTATTGGACCTAAGATTGCAGTTAGAATGTTAGCTGGTGGTACTTTAGGTTGGTTTGTTCTTATGCCGTTAATCACTAATGTAGGTGCTGGTTTAACTGAACCATTATTCCCTGCTAGTCAACCTATTTCTGAATTAGGCTATTGGGGGGTCTGGGATAATTATATTCGTTATGTTGGTGCTGGAGGTGTAGCACTAGGTGGTGTAGTTAGTTTAATTAAGGCTTTACCGACAATCTTAGAATCTTTTAAAGCAGCAGTTGTAGAGTTAACTAAAGGCTTAGGAGAAGATGTTGAGAAGCTTAGAACTGATATAGACCTACCGATTAAGTGGGTAGTATTAGGAGCTTTAGCAGTAGTTATTGCAATTGCATTTACTCCATTAATTCCGGTAGGAGTTTTAGGTGCTGTTTTTGTTGCTATATTTGGATTCTTTTTTGTAACTGTTTCTTCTCGAATTGTTGGTATTGTTGGTAGTTCTTCTAATCCAGCTTCAGGAATGACAATTGCAACATTATTGGCTACTAGTTTAATCATGAAAGCTATCGGTTGGACAGATCAAACAGGTATGGTTGCTGCATTAAGTGTAGGAGCTATCGTATGTGTGGCAATTGCAGTAGCTGGTGACACTTCTCAGGACTTAAAGACTGGATTCTTAGTAGGAGCTACCCCTAAGAAACAGCAATTAGGTGAGTTAATTGGTATTTTAGTTTCTGCTATTTTTGTTGGTGGAATTGTATTAATGCTACATGAAGCTTATGGTATTGCTTCTAAGGACTTACCAGCGCCACAGGCTAATTTAATGGCGATGGTGGTTAAAGGTGTAATGAAAGGTGATTTACCATGGGCTTTAGTATTTACTGGAGCGTTCTCTTCTTTAATTATTGAGATGTTTGGTATTGGTTCATTACCATTTGCAGTTGGATTATATCTACCGATTCATTTAAGTACTCCAATTATGATTGGTGGATTAATCAAAGCAGCTTTAAATAGAAAGTCAATGTCTGAAGAAGAAAGATCTGATAAAGATGAAAGTGGAATTTTATTTGCTTCTGGATTAGTGGCTGGAGATGCATTGATAGGTATTTTATTAGCTGCTTTAGCCCTTAAAGGATGGCATACGTCTATAGACATTGGTGTCGGTTGGGCAGGTAGTGCAGCTAACATCTTAGCATTAGGTAGTTTCTGTATTTTAGCATATCTATTATGGAAAAGTTCTGTAGGTGCCGAGACTAGAAGTTAA